CGTCGACCCTCCAGGTCCTCGCCACGGTCACTCCCTACCCCGCTCAGGAGGACCGTGAGGTGCCGGTCCTCCTGGAGTACGACCAGGGCCGCAACCCCCTCCGAGACGAACTGCTTAGCGGCACGCCCGGCGTCGACGCCGATGGGGGCGTCCAGATCCCCGACCGTCCCGGCCTGGGCCTCGCCCTGAACCGTGACGCCCTGAATGAGCTGATTCTGCCCGGTACGCACGTTCCCGAGGTGATCCCATGACCGTTGCCAGCCGTCTTTCTGAGCTCGGCGTCACGCTGCCCGAACCAATCGCGCCGGCGTTCCACTACGCCGCCGTCGTCGAAAGTGGCGGCCACGCCTACGTGAGCGGCCAACTCCCCAAGACCGGAGCGGACCACGGCATGCTTCACGTCGGTCGCGTCCCTGAAGAGGTGTCGACCGATGAGGCCCGCGACTGCGCGCGCCTCTGCGTCATCAACGCCTTTTCGGTCCTCGAGTCCGAGCTCGGATTCGGAACGCTCGACCGCATCGAACGCGTCGTTCAGGTCACCGGCTTCGTAGCCGCCCCGCCCGACTTCGGTGCCCACCCCAAGGTGATCGACGCCGCTTCGACCTTCCTGACCGACGTCTTCGGTGAGGCTGGACGTCACGCCCGCGCTGCCGTCGGCGTCGCGAGCCTTCCGCGTCGCTCCCCCGTCGAAATAGCCTTCGTTTTCCGTCTCCGGCCGGGCGCGGGAGCTCCGTCGTGAGCTTTAACGGCGGCCGCGCCGTCGTCGACGCCCTCCACGAGCACGACGTCCGCACGGTCTTCACCGTTCCCGGCGAGAGCTTCCTTCCGGTGCTCGACGCCCTTTACGACGTATCCGACATCGACGTGGTCGCCACCCGCCACGAGGAGGGTGCCGCCTTCGCCGCCGAGGCCTACGCAAAGGCCAGCGGCGCCCCCGGCGTGTGCATGGTCACGCGCGGTGTCGGCTCGACTCACGCCGCGATCGCCATCCACACCGCCATGCAGGACGCCACGCCTCTCGTCGTGCTCGTCGGACAGGTCGGCACGGACCACAAGTGGCGAGAAGCGTTCCAGGAGCTCGACCTACCGCACGCCTACGCCGGTATCGCCAAGCACGCCCTTGAGATCCCCAAGCCCGCCCGCATCGGCGAGCTCGTCTCGCAAGCGTTCCGCGTCGCCACCAGCGGGCGACCCGGCCCGGTGATCGTGGGCTTGCCCGAAGACGTCCTGTACGGCGACGCCGGTGCGTCCGCACCGTTCCTCACAGACGTCCGGCTGCCCGCCATGCGCGCCGCCGACCGGGACGAGATTGCCGCCAAGCTCTCCAGCGCCGAGCGCCCTGCCATGATCGTTGGCCGAGAGGTCCTTGCCGAGTGCTGTACCGACTCCGCGGTCCGCCTTTCCGAAGCGACTGGCATACCCGTCTACACCGCCTTCCGGCGCTTCGACGCGTTCCCCAACGACCACCGCCACTACGCTGGCAACGTCTCGCTCGGCACGCCCCGGCACGCCGTCGCTGGCTTGTACGACGCGGACCTCGTCCTCGTCGTCGGCGACCGCTTCGACGAAATTACCGCCCACGGGTACGACCTCGACCTGTCCGGCGCCGACGTGATCCACGTCGCCAGCGACGCGTCCCTGCTCGGTAACTGGCGCTTCCCGTCGACTGGGATCGTCGCCTCGGCCCGAGAGTT
The sequence above is a segment of the Trueperaceae bacterium genome. Coding sequences within it:
- a CDS encoding RidA family protein, with amino-acid sequence MTVASRLSELGVTLPEPIAPAFHYAAVVESGGHAYVSGQLPKTGADHGMLHVGRVPEEVSTDEARDCARLCVINAFSVLESELGFGTLDRIERVVQVTGFVAAPPDFGAHPKVIDAASTFLTDVFGEAGRHARAAVGVASLPRRSPVEIAFVFRLRPGAGAPS
- a CDS encoding thiamine pyrophosphate-binding protein — its product is MSFNGGRAVVDALHEHDVRTVFTVPGESFLPVLDALYDVSDIDVVATRHEEGAAFAAEAYAKASGAPGVCMVTRGVGSTHAAIAIHTAMQDATPLVVLVGQVGTDHKWREAFQELDLPHAYAGIAKHALEIPKPARIGELVSQAFRVATSGRPGPVIVGLPEDVLYGDAGASAPFLTDVRLPAMRAADRDEIAAKLSSAERPAMIVGREVLAECCTDSAVRLSEATGIPVYTAFRRFDAFPNDHRHYAGNVSLGTPRHAVAGLYDADLVLVVGDRFDEITAHGYDLDLSGADVIHVASDASLLGNWRFPSTGIVASAREFLDALATAYDPVEPDDARIDWARHCRATYERTSAYEKPFPDDAGAVNLSAAMASLRRHAPPDTALVTDAGNFSAWVPRYFPFVQSGTHFGPISGAMGYAVPGAVGIALANPDRRVVALAGDGGFAMTMNELAVAGARKLPIIFLVFVNEMYATIRMHQEKHFPGRPVATDLHNPDFVAIAEAHGINARRATSNALFDEAIGAALTARGPVLIEVLEGEEKLAAWRAAVALETRA